Proteins co-encoded in one Cricetulus griseus strain 17A/GY chromosome 1 unlocalized genomic scaffold, alternate assembly CriGri-PICRH-1.0 chr1_1, whole genome shotgun sequence genomic window:
- the Znf451 gene encoding E3 SUMO-protein ligase ZNF451 isoform X2: MGDPGPEIIESAPPAGPEASESTTDENEDDIQFVSEGPLRPVLEYIDLVSSDDEEPSTSHSDGNFKHKDYIDHQKDKVALTLARLARHVEVEKQQKEEKNRAFREKLDFQHAHGLQELEFIQGHSETEAARQCVDQWLKMSGLKNSAINSGRKKSFQSGGRMGRSEKPILCPIMHCNKEFDNGHLLLGHLKRFDHSPCDPTITLHGPLANSFACGICYEHFATQQQYRDHLLAKVAAADGHSSSLPPQVIQCFACPHCFLLFTTKDECLKHMSAKSHFRQSFKLGDDKLTAHPISFPSFAKKLLVSLCKDVPFQVKCVACRQTLRSHMELTAHFRVRCRNAGPVAIAEKSITQVAEEFIVRGYCSDCNQIFVDETSIQSHKNSGHKITVVNSVEESVLLYCHISEGSKSPCDLHLFSQPKFSSLKRIMSVKESSAEDCVIPKKKLNLGGKSHGGAACVQRQNSAVTAWCCECNRRFPSEDAVERHVFSANTMCYKCVVCGKVCEDSGVMRLHMSRFHGGAHLNNFLFWCRTCKKELIKKDAIMAHITEFHNGHRYFYEMDEVEDEVLPSSSVVSHLDADKPPSPITVVDHRLTSSPPRGRWQCRICEDMFDSQECVKQHCMSLTSHQFHRYSCAHCRKTFHKIETLYRHCQDEHDNEIKVKYFCGLCDLIFNKEEAFLSHYKDHHSTDYVFVSEKTKTSIKTEDDFKIIETSDLLSCGCHESYICNVNRKEDYDRCLQIMLDKGKLWFRCSLCSATAQNSDDITAHIHQVHGREDSDEGQQYVIKCGVCTTAFQNAESAQQHFHRKHGACQKPGGTNGGSDRGSMGKFAASVSHAEKKPKQTNYQKHSDVEKGAEHDASCQNIEEEVELPDVDYLRTMTHIVFVDFDNWSNFFGHLPGHLNQGTFIWGFQGGNTNWKPPLSCKVYNYLNRIGCFFLHPRCSKRKDAADFAICMHAGRLDEQLPKQIPFTILSGDQGFLELENQFKKTQRPAHILNPHHLEGDMMCALLNSISDTTKECDSDDSTGVKGTPVEELRSTEDVELEEAIRRSLEEM; this comes from the exons GAAAAACTTGATTTTCAGCACGCTCATGGTTTACAAGAATTGGAATTTATTCAAGGAcattcagaaacagaagcagcaaGACAGTGTGTTGACCAGTGGCTAAAAATGTCAG GACTCAAAAACAGTGCAATTAattctgggagaaaaaaatcattccaaAGTGGAGGCAGAATGGGGAGGTCCGAGAAGCCAATTTTGTGTCCTATAATGCACTGTAACAAGGAATTTGACAATGGGCACCTTCTTTTAGGACATTTGAAAAG GTTTGATCACTCCCCATGTGATCCAACAATTACATTACATGGACCTCTTGCTAATTCCTTTGCTTGTGGTATATGTTATGAACATTTTGCTACTCAACAGCAGTATAGGGATCATCTTCTTGCTAAG gTAGCTGCAGCCGATGGACATAGCAGTAGCCTTCCTCCTCAGGTCATTCAGTGTTTTGCGTGTCCACACTGCTTTCTTCTGTTCACCACCAAGGACGAGTGTTTGAAGCATATGTCTGCAAAGAGTCATTTCCGTCAGAGCTTTAAGCTGGGTG atGATAAGTTAACAGCACATCCAATATCATTTCCATCTTTTGCAAAGAAACTTTTGGTCTCTCTGTGCAAAGATGTTCCATTTCAAGTTAAGTGTGTGGCCTGCCGCCAGACTCTGCGATCCCACATGGAGCTCACTGCCCATTTCAG GGTTCGTTGTCGAAACGCTGGACCTGTAGCCATAGCTGAGAAAAGTATTACTCAGGTTGCAGAAGAATTCATAGTAAGAGGTTATTGTTCAGATTGCAACCAGATCTTTGTGGATGAAACCAGCATCCAAAGTCACAAGAATTCAGGACACAAAATCACAGTTGTGAACTCAGTGGAAGAATCAGTCTTACTTTACTGCCATATCAGTGAAGGCAGTAAGTCTCCTTGTGATTTGCATTTATTCAGCCAACCAAAATTTTCATCACTTAAACGAATTATGTCTGTTAAAGAATCCAGTGCAGAGGATTGTGTCATTCCAAAAAAGAAGCTGAATTTAGGAGgcaaaagccatggaggagcAGCCTGTGTGCAGAGACAGAATTCAgcagttacagcctggtgttgTGAGTGCAATCGGCGCTTTCCTAGTGAAGATGCAGTAGAAAGGCATGTCTTCTCAGCAAACACAATGTGTTATAAATGTGTGGTCTGTGGAAAGGTGTGTGAAGATTCGGGGGTCATGCGTTTACACATGAGCCGGTTTCATGGAGGAGCACATTTAAATAACTTTCTATTTTGGTGTCGGACATGTAAAAAAGAGCTAATAAAGAAAGATGCCATCATGGCACACATTACTGAGTTTCATAATGGCCATAGATATTTTTATGAGATGGATGAGGTAGAAGATGAAGTCTTGCCGTCATCGTCTGTGGTGAGTCATTTAGATGCTGACAAACCACCTTCACCCATTACTGTTGTTGATCATCGCCTGACAAGCAGCCCTCCAAGGGGCAGGTGGCAATGCAGGATTTGTGAAGAtatgtttgattcccaggaatGTGTAAAACAGCACTGCATGTCCTTGACAAGTCACCAGTTTCATAGGTACAGCTGTGCCCATTGCAGAAAGacttttcataaaatagaaacttTGTACCGACATTGCCAGGATGAGCATGACAATGAGATCAAGGTTAAGTACTTCTGTGGGCTTTGTGATCTTATTTTTAACAAGGAAGAAGCATTTCTGAGTCATTATAAGGATCACCACAGCACAGATTATGTGTTTGTGTCAGAAAAAACTAAAACCTCAATTAAAACTGaggatgattttaaaataatagagacCAGTGATTTGTTAAGCTGTGGTTGTCATGAGAGTTACATCTGTAACGTCAACAGAAAGGAAGATTACGACAGATGTCTTCAGATCATGCTAGATAAAGGTAAACTGTGGTTTCGCTGCAGTTTGTGTTCAGCGACAGCACAGAATTCGGATGACATTACTGCTCACATCCATCAAGTGCATGGAAGAGAAGACAGTGACGAGGGACAGCAGTATGTGATCAAGTGTGGCGTCTGCACCACAGCGTTTCAGAATGCCGAGAGTGCTCAGCAGCACTTCCACAGAAAGCATGGCGCCTGCCAGAAACCCGGTGGGACTAATGGTGGATCTGACAGAGGAAGCATGGGCAAGTTTGCTGCCAGTGTGTCACATGCTGAGAAAAAACCAAAGCAGACAAACTATCAGAAACATTCAGACGTGGAGAAAGGAGCTGAGCATGACGCCAGCTGCCAGAATATAG AGGAGGAAGTTGAGCTTCCAGATGTGGACTACCTGCGAACCATGACTCATATAGTCTTTGTAGATTTTGATAACTGGTCGAACTTTTTTGGTCATCTACCTGGGCACCTTAATCAAGGAACGTTTATTTGGGGCTTTCAAG gAGGAAACACCAATTGGAAGCCCCCACTCAGCTGTAAGGTCTATAATTACTTGAACAGGATTGGATGCTTCTTTCTTCATCCTCGCTGTAGTAAAAGAAAAGATGCTGCTGATTTtgccatatgtatgcat GCTGGCCGACTAGATGAACAACTGCCCAAGCAAATTCCCTTCACTATCCTCTCAGGAGACCAAGGTTTTCTGGAACTAGAGAATCAATTTAAGAAGACTCAGCGGCCAGCTCATATACTGAACCCTCACCACTTAGAAGGAGACATGATGTGTGCCTTGTTAAATAGCATATCTGATACTACCAAAG AATGTGACAGTGATGACAGCACTGGTGTGAAAGGCACTCCAGTAGAGGAGCTCAGATCCACAGAGG ATGTGGAATTAGAAGAAGCTATTAGAAGAAGTCTTGAGGAAATGTAA
- the Znf451 gene encoding E3 SUMO-protein ligase ZNF451 isoform X3: protein MGDPGPEIIESAPPAGPEASESTTDENEDDIQFVSEGPLRPVLEYIDLVSSDDEEPSTSHSDGNFKHKDYIDHQKDKVALTLARLARHVEVEKQQKEEKNRAFREKLDFQHAHGLQELEFIQGHSETEAARQCVDQWLKMSGLKNSAINSGRKKSFQSGGRMGRSEKPILCPIMHCNKEFDNGHLLLGHLKRFDHSPCDPTITLHGPLANSFACGICYEHFATQQQYRDHLLAKVAAADGHSSSLPPQVIQCFACPHCFLLFTTKDECLKHMSAKSHFRQSFKLGDDKLTAHPISFPSFAKKLLVSLCKDVPFQVKCVACRQTLRSHMELTAHFRVRCRNAGPVAIAEKSITQVAEEFIVRGYCSDCNQIFVDETSIQSHKNSGHKITVVNSVEESVLLYCHISEGSKSPCDLHLFSQPKFSSLKRIMSVKESSAEDCVIPKKKLNLGGKSHGGAACVQRQNSAVTAWCCECNRRFPSEDAVERHVFSANTMCYKCVVCGKVCEDSGVMRLHMSRFHGGAHLNNFLFWCRTCKKELIKKDAIMAHITEFHNGHRYFYEMDEVEDEVLPSSSVVSHLDADKPPSPITVVDHRLTSSPPRGRWQCRICEDMFDSQECVKQHCMSLTSHQFHRYSCAHCRKTFHKIETLYRHCQDEHDNEIKVKYFCGLCDLIFNKEEAFLSHYKDHHSTDYVFVSEKTKTSIKTEDDFKIIETSDLLSCGCHESYICNVNRKEDYDRCLQIMLDKGKLWFRCSLCSATAQNSDDITAHIHQVHGREDSDEGQQYVIKCGVCTTAFQNAESAQQHFHRKHGACQKPGGTNGGSDRGSMGKFAASVSHAEKKPKQTNYQKHSDVEKGAEHDASCQNIEEEVELPDVDYLRTMTHIVFVDFDNWSNFFGHLPGHLNQGTFIWGFQGGNTNWKPPLSCKVYNYLNRIGCFFLHPRCSKRKDAADFAICMHAGRLDEQLPKQIPFTILSGDQGFLELENQFKKTQRPAHILNPHHLEGDMMCALLNSISDTTKECDSDDSTGVKGTPVEELRSTEGSK, encoded by the exons GAAAAACTTGATTTTCAGCACGCTCATGGTTTACAAGAATTGGAATTTATTCAAGGAcattcagaaacagaagcagcaaGACAGTGTGTTGACCAGTGGCTAAAAATGTCAG GACTCAAAAACAGTGCAATTAattctgggagaaaaaaatcattccaaAGTGGAGGCAGAATGGGGAGGTCCGAGAAGCCAATTTTGTGTCCTATAATGCACTGTAACAAGGAATTTGACAATGGGCACCTTCTTTTAGGACATTTGAAAAG GTTTGATCACTCCCCATGTGATCCAACAATTACATTACATGGACCTCTTGCTAATTCCTTTGCTTGTGGTATATGTTATGAACATTTTGCTACTCAACAGCAGTATAGGGATCATCTTCTTGCTAAG gTAGCTGCAGCCGATGGACATAGCAGTAGCCTTCCTCCTCAGGTCATTCAGTGTTTTGCGTGTCCACACTGCTTTCTTCTGTTCACCACCAAGGACGAGTGTTTGAAGCATATGTCTGCAAAGAGTCATTTCCGTCAGAGCTTTAAGCTGGGTG atGATAAGTTAACAGCACATCCAATATCATTTCCATCTTTTGCAAAGAAACTTTTGGTCTCTCTGTGCAAAGATGTTCCATTTCAAGTTAAGTGTGTGGCCTGCCGCCAGACTCTGCGATCCCACATGGAGCTCACTGCCCATTTCAG GGTTCGTTGTCGAAACGCTGGACCTGTAGCCATAGCTGAGAAAAGTATTACTCAGGTTGCAGAAGAATTCATAGTAAGAGGTTATTGTTCAGATTGCAACCAGATCTTTGTGGATGAAACCAGCATCCAAAGTCACAAGAATTCAGGACACAAAATCACAGTTGTGAACTCAGTGGAAGAATCAGTCTTACTTTACTGCCATATCAGTGAAGGCAGTAAGTCTCCTTGTGATTTGCATTTATTCAGCCAACCAAAATTTTCATCACTTAAACGAATTATGTCTGTTAAAGAATCCAGTGCAGAGGATTGTGTCATTCCAAAAAAGAAGCTGAATTTAGGAGgcaaaagccatggaggagcAGCCTGTGTGCAGAGACAGAATTCAgcagttacagcctggtgttgTGAGTGCAATCGGCGCTTTCCTAGTGAAGATGCAGTAGAAAGGCATGTCTTCTCAGCAAACACAATGTGTTATAAATGTGTGGTCTGTGGAAAGGTGTGTGAAGATTCGGGGGTCATGCGTTTACACATGAGCCGGTTTCATGGAGGAGCACATTTAAATAACTTTCTATTTTGGTGTCGGACATGTAAAAAAGAGCTAATAAAGAAAGATGCCATCATGGCACACATTACTGAGTTTCATAATGGCCATAGATATTTTTATGAGATGGATGAGGTAGAAGATGAAGTCTTGCCGTCATCGTCTGTGGTGAGTCATTTAGATGCTGACAAACCACCTTCACCCATTACTGTTGTTGATCATCGCCTGACAAGCAGCCCTCCAAGGGGCAGGTGGCAATGCAGGATTTGTGAAGAtatgtttgattcccaggaatGTGTAAAACAGCACTGCATGTCCTTGACAAGTCACCAGTTTCATAGGTACAGCTGTGCCCATTGCAGAAAGacttttcataaaatagaaacttTGTACCGACATTGCCAGGATGAGCATGACAATGAGATCAAGGTTAAGTACTTCTGTGGGCTTTGTGATCTTATTTTTAACAAGGAAGAAGCATTTCTGAGTCATTATAAGGATCACCACAGCACAGATTATGTGTTTGTGTCAGAAAAAACTAAAACCTCAATTAAAACTGaggatgattttaaaataatagagacCAGTGATTTGTTAAGCTGTGGTTGTCATGAGAGTTACATCTGTAACGTCAACAGAAAGGAAGATTACGACAGATGTCTTCAGATCATGCTAGATAAAGGTAAACTGTGGTTTCGCTGCAGTTTGTGTTCAGCGACAGCACAGAATTCGGATGACATTACTGCTCACATCCATCAAGTGCATGGAAGAGAAGACAGTGACGAGGGACAGCAGTATGTGATCAAGTGTGGCGTCTGCACCACAGCGTTTCAGAATGCCGAGAGTGCTCAGCAGCACTTCCACAGAAAGCATGGCGCCTGCCAGAAACCCGGTGGGACTAATGGTGGATCTGACAGAGGAAGCATGGGCAAGTTTGCTGCCAGTGTGTCACATGCTGAGAAAAAACCAAAGCAGACAAACTATCAGAAACATTCAGACGTGGAGAAAGGAGCTGAGCATGACGCCAGCTGCCAGAATATAG AGGAGGAAGTTGAGCTTCCAGATGTGGACTACCTGCGAACCATGACTCATATAGTCTTTGTAGATTTTGATAACTGGTCGAACTTTTTTGGTCATCTACCTGGGCACCTTAATCAAGGAACGTTTATTTGGGGCTTTCAAG gAGGAAACACCAATTGGAAGCCCCCACTCAGCTGTAAGGTCTATAATTACTTGAACAGGATTGGATGCTTCTTTCTTCATCCTCGCTGTAGTAAAAGAAAAGATGCTGCTGATTTtgccatatgtatgcat GCTGGCCGACTAGATGAACAACTGCCCAAGCAAATTCCCTTCACTATCCTCTCAGGAGACCAAGGTTTTCTGGAACTAGAGAATCAATTTAAGAAGACTCAGCGGCCAGCTCATATACTGAACCCTCACCACTTAGAAGGAGACATGATGTGTGCCTTGTTAAATAGCATATCTGATACTACCAAAG AATGTGACAGTGATGACAGCACTGGTGTGAAAGGCACTCCAGTAGAGGAGCTCAGATCCACAGAGG GAAGTAAATGA